A DNA window from Penaeus vannamei isolate JL-2024 chromosome 5, ASM4276789v1, whole genome shotgun sequence contains the following coding sequences:
- the LOC138861807 gene encoding peptidyl-prolyl cis-trans isomerase G-like encodes MRRSPIKMSPPDAPLSLQNLMYQIIQTLFVKFVNGENNFCFAVKLTVSSNPNAAAATTWDMKILTTKLKEPRSIQEPYVKNQRTKKHTRTIRQEPENQEAYKNHMSRTREPRSIQEPYVKNQRTKKHTRTIRQEPENQEAYKNHMSRTREPRSIHEPYVKNQRTKKHTRTICQEPENQEAYTNHTSRTREPRSIQEPYVKNQRTKKHTRTICQEPENQEAYTNHMSRTREPRSIQEPYVKNQRTKKHTRTIRQEPENQEAYKNHMSRTREPRSIHEPYVKNQRTKKHTRTICQEPENQEAYTNHMSRTREPRSIHEPYVKNQRTKKHTRTIRQEPENQEAYKNHMSRIREPRSIQEPYVKNQRTKKHTRTICQEPENQEAYTNHMSRTREPRSIHEPYVKNQRTKKHTRTMCQESENQEAYTNHMSRTREPRSIHEPYVKNQRTKKHTRTICQEPENQEAYTNHMSRTREPRSIHEPYVKNQRTKKHTRTICQAPLERRLKPPLISYGGVCFAPCIIRPQTKRVVMATPPQACEILQLSHHIVNCIKQLPINGLWKKELKHFKTRLLEKFYGSLILHIEQMIPLEKKSEMQLGILKFLISKRNLQWFGHITRQHRTPKDIK; translated from the exons ATGAGGCGCAGTCCCATTAAAATGAGTCCCCCAGATGCTCCCCTTTCATTACAAAACCTTATGTACCAAATTATCCAAACTCTTTTTGTTAAATTCGTCAACGGGGAGAATAATTTTTGCTTCGCGGTGAAACTAACCGTTAGTTCCAATCCCAACGCAGCTGCAGCAACGACCTGGGATATGAAAATTCTTACCACGAAGCTCAA agaaccaagaAGCATACAAGAACCATATGtcaagaaccagagaaccaagaAGCATACACGAACCATACGtcaagaaccagagaaccaagaAGCATACAAGAACCATATGtcaagaaccagagaaccaagaAGCATACAAGAACCATACGtcaagaaccagagaaccaagaAGCATACACGAACCATACGtcaagaaccagagaaccaagaAGCATACAAGAACCATATGtcaagaaccagagaaccaagaAGCATACACGAACCATATGtcaagaaccagagaaccaagaAGCATACACGAACCATATGtcaagaaccagagaaccaagaAGCATACACGAACCATACGtcaagaaccagagaaccaagaAGCATACAAGAACCATATGtcaagaaccagagaaccaagaAGCATACACGAACCATATGtcaagaaccagagaaccaagaAGCATACACGAACCATATGtcaagaaccagagaaccaagaAGCATACAAGAACCATATGtcaagaaccagagaaccaagaAGCATACACGAACCATACGtcaagaaccagagaaccaagaAGCATACAAGAACCATATGtcaagaaccagagaaccaagaAGCATACACGAACCATATGtcaagaaccagagaaccaagaAGCATACACGAACCATATGtcaagaaccagagaaccaagaAGCATACACGAACCATATGtcaagaaccagagaaccaagaAGCATACACGAACCATATGtcaagaaccagagaaccaagaAGCATACACGAACCATACGtcaagaaccagagaaccaagaAGCATACAAGAACCATATGTCAAGAATCAGAGAACCAAGAAGCATACAAGAACCATATGtcaagaaccagagaaccaagaAGCATACACGAACCATATGtcaagaaccagagaaccaagaAGCATACACGAACCATATGtcaagaaccagagaaccaagaAGCATACACGAACCATACGtcaagaaccagagaaccaagaAGCATACAAGAACCATGTGTCAAGAATCAGAGAACCAAGAAGCATACACGAACCATATGtcaagaaccagagaaccaagaAGCATACACGAACCATATGtcaagaaccagagaaccaagaAGCATACACGAACCATATGtcaagaaccagagaaccaagaAGCATACACGAACCATATGtcaagaaccagagaaccaagaAGCATACACGAACCATATGtcaagaaccagagaaccaagaAGCATACACGAACCATATGTCAAGCGCCCCTGGAAAGGAGACTTAAGCCCCCTTTGATAAGTTATGGCGGCGTCTGTTTTGCACCTTGCATAATAAGGCCACAGACGAAGCGTGTGGTAATGGCTACACCACCTCAGGCCTGTGAAATACTGCAGTTG AGCCATCACATTGTCAACTGTATTAAACAACTGCCAATCAATGGGCTCTGGAAGAAGGAACTGAAGCATTTTAAAACAAGGCTTTTAGAAAAATTTTATGGGTCCCTTATACTGCACATAGAACAAATGATTCCGCTAGAAAAGAAATCAGAGATGCAATTGGGAATTTTGAAATTCCTGATATCTAAAAGAAACTTACAATGGTTTGGACATATTACAAGGCAACACAGAACACCCAAAGACATTAAATGA